CTATAATTTCGACAAGACCTTGGTGAATAAAATCAGGCTAAACGGAGTCAGCATTTTTGTTTATGGAAATAATTTAGCTACCTGGACAAACTACAGCTGGTATGATCCTGAATTTTCGCTGAATGGGCTTCAACCCGGTGAAGATAACGGGAAATACCCGAAAACTAGAGAACTGGGATTTGGTGTTGACGTTAATTTTTAATAATCATGAGAACTAAACTATATAAAATAACAGCTTTTTCAAGCGTACTGATGGTACTGCTTTTGGGAAGTTGTAAGGACTTTTTAACAGAGGATCCGCTTACCCAGATAACCTCTGAAAATTATTTCAGGACTGTAAACGATGTCCAATCTGCAATGGCTGGACTTTACTCTTCATTCAGGCAGGAAATGACCGGAGGGGGAACTTCTTCTACAGCAGGTAAATATTTTTACTGGGGTGAAGTAAGATCCGACAATTTTGACAAATCACAATACGGAGGAACCATGCAGAATGAAATCACCCTGAATCAGATAACTTCAGGAAATTCCATGTCTGACTGGACCGGTTTATACCGGACTATTTCCCGTGCAAATGTCAATCTGGAATATATACCGAAAGTTGCAAAATATGACAACAAGGCAACGCCGGATACCATCAATAAATATATGTCCCAGTGTTATGCGATGAGGGCCATGTGCTATTTCTACATAGTAAGGTTATGGGGTGATGCGCCAATTTGGACTGCACCCTACGAAGATCTGTCGAAGGATCCGAAAAAGGCAAAGTCTCCGAAAGATACGATCATCAATTCAATTATTTTACCTGACCTGCTGAAGGCTTATGACCTGATGAAAAAAGGGCAGACTGCAAATGTATGGTATATCAATGAAGGGGCAATTTGTGCCACATTGGCTGATGTATATATGTGGAAGGGTGATTATAACAATGCAATGACCTGGTTCGGGAATTTATTTAATGCAAAATCTCCCTTGGGAACTACTTATGGAGTCCCTTCCGGCAGCGATTCTTCACATATTGAAAAGGCCGCAACCTGGAAAAATGTATTTTTATCACCCTCTACTTCACCTGAAGGTATTTGGAGTATTTATTTCGACTTGCCGACTTCTACCAACAGCCCGAATCTGCCGGTTTCGACAGGTTATAGCAACAGCGGTTTAAAACCTGATTCTGCCGTTTTCGATGGAACTGCTGCTCATGGATGGACTGGCTCTGTTGATAGCCGTGCCAGGCAAACTATTGATATCCTTCAGGCAGGTTGGGGTAATCTGTTGAAATATTATCCCAAGGGTACTTTAACGTCAAAATCAACTACATTGGCACTTCCGGCCTACCTGGTCATGTACCGTTTGAGTGATATGTATCTGCTATATGCTGAGGCTTTGAATCAGACCGGAAATTCGACTGCTGCTGTAAATATCGTGAATCTGATGCGTTCCAGGGCCAATGTTAAAAAATGTACCGATCCTTCGACCTGGAATGTGCCCAATATAGTCAATGCGGTGGAAGATACCATTTTGAATGAACGTCATTGGGAATTGTTTGGGGAAGGAAAACGTTGGTTTGATCTGATTCGTACTTATCATGCGCATTCTGTTATGTCTCCCATTATCAAACAGCGATTAAGAAGATATTATGGTTCTACTTATGATCCTTCAGCTGCGGTTGACGATTTCAGTACTGAAGATAAGTCCGGTAGAACAATAGATCCAAAGGAATTATGGCCTTTGAACCGTACTATTCTTAATGATAATGTGAATTTAACACAGAACAATCCTTATAATTAATATAGATCGATATGAAAACAATAGATTTAAGGATCAACTTAAAAAAGATGTATAAAATAATTAATATATTACTTGCTGCATTTCTTGCAACAAGTATGGCCGGCTGTACTATGTTTGGCCTGGATTTGCAGGAGGATTACAACAGGGCACCTCATACCCTTAGTCCTTACCTGGGCAAAACAGCATGGGATTATATGAAATCGCGTAACTATATCATTGTTACAGATACCATCATCAATGCCACTGCTGATGCAACAATTAAGACTGTTGATACTGTAAAGATTAACAGTGTTTCTACTCTGCAGGTTACTTATACCAATTACGCTTTGGCAAAAACTGCTTCTGAACCAAATTTCCCTGCAACAGCTACGGTAAAATTCGGTAAGGTGATCAGTGTAGATACCATTTTCTCCGCTATGCTGAGAGGGGTTGCCTATAGCGGTATTGATACCAACGAATACATGAAGGCAGGAAGGACTTTTGTTATTTTACA
This genomic stretch from Bacteroidota bacterium harbors:
- a CDS encoding RagB/SusD family nutrient uptake outer membrane protein, with translation MRTKLYKITAFSSVLMVLLLGSCKDFLTEDPLTQITSENYFRTVNDVQSAMAGLYSSFRQEMTGGGTSSTAGKYFYWGEVRSDNFDKSQYGGTMQNEITLNQITSGNSMSDWTGLYRTISRANVNLEYIPKVAKYDNKATPDTINKYMSQCYAMRAMCYFYIVRLWGDAPIWTAPYEDLSKDPKKAKSPKDTIINSIILPDLLKAYDLMKKGQTANVWYINEGAICATLADVYMWKGDYNNAMTWFGNLFNAKSPLGTTYGVPSGSDSSHIEKAATWKNVFLSPSTSPEGIWSIYFDLPTSTNSPNLPVSTGYSNSGLKPDSAVFDGTAAHGWTGSVDSRARQTIDILQAGWGNLLKYYPKGTLTSKSTTLALPAYLVMYRLSDMYLLYAEALNQTGNSTAAVNIVNLMRSRANVKKCTDPSTWNVPNIVNAVEDTILNERHWELFGEGKRWFDLIRTYHAHSVMSPIIKQRLRRYYGSTYDPSAAVDDFSTEDKSGRTIDPKELWPLNRTILNDNVNLTQNNPYN